The Chlorocebus sabaeus isolate Y175 chromosome 16, mChlSab1.0.hap1, whole genome shotgun sequence genome window below encodes:
- the NATD1 gene encoding protein NATD1 → MAHSAAAVPLGALEQSCPIRVEHDRRRRQFTVRLNGCHDRAVLLYEYVGKRIVDLQHTEVPDAYRGRGIAKHLAKAALDFVVEEDLKAHLTCWYIQKYVKENPLPQYLERLQP, encoded by the exons ATGGCGCACTCGGCGGCCGCCGTGCCGCTGGGCGCGCTGGAGCAGAGCTGCCCCATCCGCGTGGAGCACGACCGCCGGCGCCGCCAGTTCACTGTCCGGCTCAACG GATGTCATGACCGGGCCGTCCTGCTCTATGAGTACGTGGGCAAGCGGATCGTGGACCTGCAGCACACCGAGGTCCCAGATGCCTACCGTGGGCGCGGCATCGCCAAGCACCTCGCCAAG GCCGCCCTGGACTTCGTGGTGGAGGAGGACCTCAAGGCCCATCTCACCTGCTGGTACATCCAGAAGTACGTCAAGGAGAACCCCCTGCCGCAGTACCTGGAGCGCCTGCAGCCGTAA